The genomic window ttaaatggaaTTAAAATAGACATAGTCCGTCAGTGCTGTAAGAGGATGTGGTAGTaagtctaataaaaatttagatctGATTTTTCATAGTTTCCACAAGGCTGGccaagttgaaaatatatttggaaatttgaaaaattagataaattaaaaGCCTGGAAATGTGCTTTAATTAAACGATGTGTCTCCCAGAATGAGAGTTTTCTCATTACACTTTAATGAAAAAGATTATATATTTCCAGGTTAGTAAATACACTATAACCACGAGCCCATATAATTAATAAGGACGTGAAACTCGATGGAGAGGGTAGCAGGAAAAAAGGCACATATTTGGGCGAGATCTAGTCTTTGGTCGTTGCGTACTTGTATGGCACATCAGATcgtattttgttttcattttttgtcttttgttttcaattaattgaaagtgattaagaacaatttcaattgtttctaTTGTGTAAGCATCGCTTTCTCTCACGTTAGAGAAAGACAGCTTGATGCGCAGTACATAGTACGCAATGACCGATGACTAGACCGCGCCCAGATAGGCACCTTAAATTCAGCTACGAGCGCTTATAGTTCGACATAGGAGTTTCACGTCCTTGTTATATGGGgtctaacaaacaaaaaaaaaaaaaaagaaaaacaacagAGCAGCAGATATctaacaaattacaaaaatttgttaattaataagagaaacacaatttgtaattttatgtttgtaataaaaattcttaaaatttaataattattggacgtttttaactaaaaaattcttttcagtTCAACTGAAACTAGTACTTTatattgattttcctaataaaaagcaacaagaaaatatatttcggcaaaGTAAACAtgctttcttgccataaaattaaattttaaatcttttttattccCGCAAAAACGCTGTTAGCTATTTTGGTGAcaggtgacgtaatattggtaaaaacaacagtcaaTTAACATTAACAGCCATAAATATTTGGtgttttttgggaaaataatgaattttaatcgCTATCGTTGGTGTGTAGCGTCTAGCTGTACAAATAATAGCATTAAAACTCCAGAAAAGTTGTTCATCAAAGTGCCAGATGATATTAAAATGAGAAATGTTTGGTTGGAACTCGCAAAACGCGAGACATTATCAACTAAAAGTCGATTGTTTTTATGTGAGGATCATTTCAATGTAAGTAAAACCCCCTAATTATAATCTAATAATACTTTGCCTTTTTGTcctgtatatgtataaacaaagttgatggtaacataacctacaattactatgaaagccatcaacaaattagtaattaatgcatattatttaagtTGGAGCAAGATATGAAGAATTATATGGAATACAAAATAATGGGAACtgtaaaacaagttaaaatgaAAGCAAATACCATCCCATCCAGATTTGTTTTTCATACTGACGAAAAATACAGCTTGTCACCAAATACTAGCAAGTCAACTTTTACGAACACACAAAGTCTGGATTTTGTTCAAGGAACTGAAAACAGCGAGCTATCTGAAATTGGTAATGTTTGCTTTTACAAAACCGgtttgcattttaataaataaataggtacaaaTGAAATGCACTGACGAAAGAACACAATTATTACTTCTTGAAGTTGAAGTTGATAGATATTTACCTAACTGTTTACACTAAACTAACAGTTTTTGCCTATATGACGACATATCAGATCGGCTCgtacttttagttttaatataataaagcaATAATGTGCTTCTATGAGTCAAAATCAGAATGTTTAAGTATAATCCAATTAATATACGAAATGGATGACAAAATTGCtctcagaaaacaaaaaatactttgttataaaagaaaacaagtCAAGAAATATAGCGTTTTTATTTACGGCTAATCAATGGCTAagttaatcgaaaaaattggcaaaagtcaaaaaaacttttcttgcgattaaaaaaaaagttgacgtacaatgcaaaatattaaatttaaataagaaagttctAGATCTCAAAAAAACCTATCGATTGAGGTCTAGTAAGTCCGATTTATAGTCGTTTTTACatttgcttataactttttttctttttcgattttaaaggtGATATTTAGTGAAATTATAAGTAATATGTTCACAaatcttcagttttttttttagccgaaaatttttctaaatatcgcATTTTTCGAAAAAGGGGCTTAATCTCTTCGTCTAAACTTCTTCgaacataatattttagaagcaagggaaaattttttaatttttaatgccaAAATCGGGCAAagaaaaagtacattttttggGATGGGTTTTTTGCGGTAAAAACTAAAACTCGTAGACCTTTAAAACTTCTGATTTTTCGAGGCCCGATTTCggcttcaaaaattaaaattttcacttgCTGCTAAAATATCATGCTCGAAAAATTTAGACTAAGAGATTAAGACCCGAAAAACCGCTCTTCCATAATCCCTCGAACAAGAGGAAAGATTTTACGATAGGTgtcctttttcgaaaaaatgcgatatttcaaaaaattttcaaattttttgcttaaataaCTAAAGATTTGTGAACCTATTACTCATAACTTCCctaaatatcaactttaaaatcgaaaaagaaaaaagttataagcaaatgtaaaaacgactattttcgcTTATTATTTCTCTCAAGTTTTCTTGACACCTACGCATCCGAATCGGACTTATTGACGTCTAGTAAGACAGGTTTTTTGAGATCTAGAACTTTCTCATTTTTTTGCATTggacgttaatttttttttaatcgcaagtgagccgttttttttttttttacttttgcgaaTTTTTTCGGTTAGTTTAGCCATTGATTAGCCGTAAACAAAAAACGCTATGTTTCTTGGTTTGGtttcttctataacaacgtattgtttgttttctggtagcaattttgtcaaatttaacattgggcctccgtagattaattggattagtatatttctacataaattttaatttttatgaaatttcataatttatttttcactaccgaaagtaccccatatttagtacatttttaaaatattactttatagATGTTAAACcacgaaaaaagttaaaaaacacgTCAGTTCCATCGCGTAACTTACAAGATATTAAAGCTGATACAAAGTCAAACGTAAATGAAGAACGATGTCAAAGAAACAATAaacaaagtatcaaaaaaatggtaaataaacTGGAAGAACAATGTCCTACTGATGCTGCAAAACAACAGTGGTTCATTGACAACAGCAGTGCTTCGATAACagaagaagaaatttttaacaacagcagtgatattaatattaaacatgaACCACTTCATGAAAATTACGAATATGTATCCAcaattaattacgaaaataatatacttgaaaatcaattaaatacagAATTCATTATTAAAGATGAATTATTAGAAGAAAGTATTTTAGGAATATAGTggacattaaattaaatactagagaaaaactattttcatgtgatattttgtaataaaacatttaaaaacaagtattttatataatttttttaaattttgttttcgagaatctttcacaagaccattAAACCACtagatttggaaaaaaaaggatattaaaattttgtcctaatttgaccctcacgggtaaacagtgaaaaaatgaaacgaaaaatttttacaaataaatatttcaaacaaacatttttacatttaaactttttgttctatctctaacgatttacaagatgactCTTaagaacccaagacccaatggatgtgtaaatattatcaatgataaataaatgagaactctaggatatttcgaaataaatttcgatttttgccccaatttcctatatcaattttttgtattttataaatacgtatttcgactaccgagtaatcatcatcagtatgaattagctaatcgtaataaCCCTTATGTTACTGGTTGcacgtgcagtccgccaccaaattagcaaccagtaacataagagtaattacgattagctaattcatactgatgatgactacttggtagtcgaaatacgtatttataaaatacaaaaaaactgatctaggaaattggggcaaaaatcgaaatttatttccaatggatgtagttgctcatttacgaactcaatacCACTTTTTTCGTTTTACCAAAGAATGTATGTATCTGTATTCTTTGGTTTtaggcacgctataaaaatttcttatgatCTCTTTTCACTTTTGAGTTATTATATGTTCACGGATAGACGGACGGACCAAcgaaaatttactaattaaatgagtcaaaattataacatttcGTAActgaattctaaaaaattttgcaaataaacaTTAAACGTGTTTTTGGCACACGATCACGGCTGTAGCGAGAAAACAAGTTGGGAAACTTCACATCTAATGCAAAAAACACATTCATGTTGCAACTAGTTTtataaatagctattaaatcagcataaacgaattcacattggagaaaaaaccattttcatttcaaaaactatttttgtaataGAAAATTTCCTCGACAAAATCATTTAGCCTGGCAAACAAATACGCACTGGAAAAAATAACTCATGcgt from Chrysoperla carnea chromosome 2, inChrCarn1.1, whole genome shotgun sequence includes these protein-coding regions:
- the LOC123291917 gene encoding uncharacterized protein LOC123291917 → MNFNRYRWCVASSCTNNSIKTPEKLFIKVPDDIKMRNVWLELAKRETLSTKSRLFLCEDHFNLEQDMKNYMEYKIMGTVKQVKMKANTIPSRFVFHTDEKYSLSPNTSKSTFTNTQSLDFVQGTENSELSEIDVKPRKKLKNTSVPSRNLQDIKADTKSNVNEERCQRNNKQSIKKMVNKLEEQCPTDAAKQQWFIDNSSASITEEEIFNNSSDINIKHEPLHENYEYVSTINYENNILENQLNTEFIIKDELLEESILGI